Proteins from a single region of Chloroflexota bacterium:
- a CDS encoding methyltransferase domain-containing protein has product MPIHPVWVERVMLKAGAFPAPLLDGFIYWMASKALLVANDLGVFDVLEMGPLSASELAEAVEASEKGVRVLLEVLDSLGYVARSDGRYANTKMASRWLARRSPDTLAHSLTFFHEFWQRAEYTEEAIRRGAPPISAWEWMAQRPGTYRHAQLHWRSLARMGGKEIVSKVRLPAGARRLLDLGGGHGLYAIQFCRSYPELSAVIFDWAEGIDMAEETIAEEGMGDRVGVQVGDFFSDYIGDGYDVILMFNLIHSNSGVENTALLEKVFHALNPNGLVVIYDAILDKRSSGISGVLASLLGLNLLVEGGGQAYHFEDVSGWLAQAGFVDRRRIRLMRARGFALILGTKPPAG; this is encoded by the coding sequence ATGCCGATCCATCCTGTTTGGGTGGAAAGAGTGATGCTTAAAGCGGGCGCGTTCCCCGCGCCGTTGCTGGATGGGTTCATCTACTGGATGGCCAGCAAGGCCTTGTTGGTCGCCAACGATCTGGGCGTGTTTGATGTGTTGGAGATGGGCCCCCTTTCCGCCTCGGAGCTGGCCGAGGCGGTGGAGGCCAGCGAGAAGGGCGTGCGTGTGCTGTTGGAGGTGTTGGATTCGCTGGGCTATGTGGCTCGCAGCGACGGGCGGTATGCGAACACCAAGATGGCCTCCAGGTGGCTGGCCCGGCGATCTCCCGATACCCTGGCTCACTCCCTGACGTTCTTCCACGAGTTCTGGCAGCGAGCGGAATACACGGAGGAGGCCATCCGCAGAGGGGCGCCTCCCATCAGCGCCTGGGAGTGGATGGCTCAGCGCCCTGGGACCTATCGACACGCCCAACTCCATTGGCGCAGCCTCGCCCGAATGGGGGGCAAGGAGATCGTCTCCAAGGTCAGGTTGCCCGCCGGGGCCAGGCGGCTACTTGATCTGGGCGGCGGGCATGGCCTGTACGCGATCCAGTTCTGCCGGTCCTATCCCGAGCTGTCGGCGGTGATCTTCGATTGGGCTGAGGGCATCGATATGGCGGAGGAGACCATCGCCGAGGAGGGGATGGGAGACCGGGTGGGCGTTCAGGTGGGCGATTTCTTCTCCGATTACATCGGTGATGGCTATGACGTGATCCTGATGTTCAACCTCATCCATAGCAATAGCGGCGTCGAGAACACGGCTTTGCTGGAGAAGGTCTTCCACGCCCTGAACCCGAATGGCCTGGTCGTCATCTACGATGCCATCCTGGACAAACGGTCTTCTGGGATTTCCGGTGTGCTCGCCTCGCTGTTGGGGCTGAACCTTCTGGTGGAAGGAGGGGGGCAGGCCTATCATTTCGAGGACGTGAGCGGTTGGCTGGCGCAGGCCGGCTTCGTCGATCGCCGGCGGATTCGCCTGATGAGGGCGCGAGGATTTGCCTTGATCCTGGGCACGAAGCCGCCGGCGGGTTGA